A window from Candidatus Ancaeobacter aquaticus encodes these proteins:
- a CDS encoding V-type ATP synthase subunit D: protein MRLAVNPTRMELMKLKKRHVLALRGHKLLRDKQEELMRRFMLLVNNLEESRKEVEKELVKSFQLAAQIGMSLPESTYKNFDYFQNKRLELTNTKKRIMNLTPPHYEITTLPDPYIYSLVNTSFEVGNFARVFKNVLPKLIALAELEASFVIISDELEKTRRRVNALEYVLIPSIEETIKYIEMKLSELERSTLVRLMRVKELLQQQ, encoded by the coding sequence ATGAGATTAGCTGTTAATCCAACTCGTATGGAGCTTATGAAGCTGAAAAAGCGGCATGTCCTTGCCCTGAGAGGCCATAAGCTTTTAAGGGATAAACAAGAAGAGCTTATGAGAAGGTTTATGCTGCTTGTGAATAATCTCGAAGAATCTCGTAAAGAAGTCGAAAAAGAACTTGTCAAATCATTTCAGCTTGCGGCGCAAATCGGGATGTCTTTGCCTGAGAGTACCTATAAAAATTTTGATTATTTCCAAAACAAACGATTAGAACTTACCAATACAAAAAAAAGAATTATGAATCTTACTCCGCCGCATTATGAGATCACAACGTTACCTGACCCCTACATCTATAGTTTGGTAAACACGTCTTTTGAGGTGGGGAATTTTGCGCGTGTGTTTAAGAATGTTTTGCCAAAATTAATTGCACTTGCAGAGCTTGAAGCTTCCTTTGTCATTATTTCAGATGAACTTGAGAAGACACGCCGGCGGGTTAATGCGCTTGAATATGTGCTCATACCGAGTATCGAAGAAACAATAAAATATATTGAAATGAAATTATCTGAACTTGAACGATCAACATTAGTGCGACTAATGAGAGTAAAAGAGCTTCTACAACAACAGTGA
- a CDS encoding V-type ATP synthase subunit B produces the protein MLKEYLTISSIVGPLVFVKDIEGVKYGEIAQIETQDGKIRMGKVLEVSTDIALVQVFEGTRGIDVFNSKVRFLGRGIELDVSMDMVGRVFDGFGRPKDNGPNILPEKSLDINGNPINPCSRNYPSEFIQTGLSAIDGLNTLVRGQKLPIFSGTGLPHSKIAAQIARQAKVLGKDENFAVVFGAMGITFEEAEFFIDDFKDTGAIERAVLFMNLANEPAIERIATPRMALTCAEYLAFEKGMHVLVILTDMTMYCEALREVSAARKEIPGRRGYPGYLYTDLATIYERAGRIKDNAGSITLIPVLTMPEDDKTHPIPDLTGYITEGQIIISRQLHRKGIYPPIDVLPSLSRLKDKGIGQGKTREDHSDVLNQLFACYARGVEAKELAVILGEAALSDIDKLYSAFATKFENEFVKQSEYNDRSIEDTLNIGWTLLSMMPQQELKRIRPEYIAKYYKKG, from the coding sequence GCATAGTTGGACCACTGGTATTTGTAAAAGATATTGAAGGCGTAAAATACGGTGAAATTGCTCAGATTGAAACACAAGACGGTAAGATCCGTATGGGAAAAGTTCTTGAGGTATCTACGGATATTGCGCTTGTACAGGTTTTTGAGGGAACCAGAGGGATAGATGTTTTTAATAGTAAGGTGCGCTTTCTTGGAAGGGGGATAGAACTTGATGTTTCCATGGATATGGTAGGGCGAGTTTTTGATGGTTTTGGACGGCCAAAGGACAATGGGCCGAACATCCTCCCGGAAAAGAGTCTTGATATCAATGGAAACCCGATCAATCCCTGTTCGCGAAATTATCCATCAGAATTTATTCAAACAGGACTATCTGCAATTGATGGATTAAATACTTTGGTAAGAGGACAGAAGTTGCCGATATTCTCCGGGACTGGTCTTCCGCACTCAAAGATTGCCGCGCAAATTGCCCGGCAGGCAAAGGTATTGGGTAAAGATGAAAATTTTGCAGTTGTTTTTGGCGCAATGGGTATAACATTTGAAGAGGCAGAATTCTTTATTGATGATTTTAAAGATACGGGGGCGATAGAAAGAGCAGTCCTTTTTATGAATCTTGCTAATGAGCCTGCAATTGAAAGAATTGCGACACCGCGCATGGCGCTTACCTGTGCGGAATATCTCGCATTTGAAAAAGGTATGCACGTATTAGTTATATTAACTGATATGACTATGTATTGTGAGGCGTTACGTGAAGTATCGGCTGCGCGAAAAGAGATACCGGGAAGACGCGGATATCCGGGGTATTTATACACAGATTTAGCCACTATATATGAACGTGCAGGAAGAATTAAGGATAATGCGGGTTCAATTACATTGATCCCTGTTTTAACCATGCCGGAAGATGATAAAACGCATCCTATTCCCGATTTAACCGGATATATTACTGAAGGACAGATAATCATTTCTCGGCAACTGCACAGGAAAGGAATTTATCCGCCGATAGATGTTTTACCCTCATTATCGCGATTAAAAGATAAAGGTATCGGGCAGGGAAAAACCCGTGAAGATCACTCAGATGTGTTGAACCAATTATTTGCCTGTTATGCACGGGGAGTTGAAGCAAAAGAGCTTGCGGTTATTTTGGGTGAGGCTGCATTAAGTGATATAGATAAGTTGTATTCGGCTTTTGCGACTAAGTTTGAAAACGAATTTGTTAAACAAAGTGAATATAACGACAGGAGCATTGAAGATACGCTTAATATTGGGTGGACATTATTGAGTATGATGCCTCAACAGGAATTAAAGAGAATTCGTCCTGAGTATATTGCCAAATATTATAAAAAGGGTTAA